Proteins encoded together in one Peribacillus asahii window:
- a CDS encoding arylamine N-acetyltransferase family protein, with translation MNIEIIKYLNRIQAVKKDMLDFEYLVHLQKQHVLNVHFENLDILNKKPLSLNTEDLYKKIVLFQRGGVCYELNGLFYHLLTQLGFNPYLMAGTVHVRDEIWAIENAHLFMVVPVDNKEYLVDVGLGGKCPRIPVPMSGEEVIDSDGNYRVKKDEEKLLFYLQKETSTGWEILYRFEAPLNKWTIDSIYPICVLTETSPQSIFNKDYFLSRVTEEGRITLLGNTLIIVKGKEIIKEKLANHKIVEEAQRYFQLNI, from the coding sequence ATGAACATCGAAATAATAAAATATTTGAATCGTATTCAAGCTGTTAAGAAAGATATGCTAGATTTTGAGTATTTGGTCCATTTACAAAAACAACATGTTCTTAACGTACACTTTGAGAACCTAGACATCCTTAATAAAAAGCCCCTCTCTTTAAATACAGAAGATCTCTATAAGAAAATTGTGCTCTTTCAACGTGGAGGGGTCTGTTATGAATTGAACGGATTGTTTTATCACCTGTTAACACAGCTCGGTTTCAATCCTTATCTAATGGCAGGAACCGTACATGTTAGAGATGAAATTTGGGCAATCGAAAACGCACATCTTTTCATGGTCGTCCCTGTAGATAACAAGGAATATCTAGTGGATGTAGGGCTTGGAGGTAAGTGCCCTCGAATTCCAGTACCTATGAGTGGAGAAGAAGTTATAGATTCTGATGGAAATTACAGGGTGAAAAAAGATGAAGAGAAATTGTTGTTCTACTTGCAAAAAGAAACTAGTACTGGATGGGAAATTTTGTATCGATTTGAAGCTCCTCTAAATAAATGGACTATAGACAGTATCTACCCGATATGTGTTCTGACCGAAACATCTCCCCAATCTATATTTAATAAGGATTATTTCCTTTCTAGAGTGACAGAAGAGGGGCGTATCACCTTGCTAGGGAACACATTAATCATAGTCAAAGGAAAAGAAATTATAAAAGAAAAATTAGCAAATCACAAGATTGTTGAAGAAGCCCAGCGTTATTTTCAATTAAATATCTGA
- a CDS encoding MFS transporter: MGRNSHSVDSSYSKNETNSQQELNNLERKSISGITYLVVAICWFCMLAEGFDLAIYGAVLPTLMEYPAWSLSAAQAGSIGSYALIGMLIGAVCVGTLTDIFGRKKILVFSLTLFSIMMALSAMAPSPEMFGLYRFIGGIGCGGIIPTVSALTIEYSPIKRRSMMYAIMYTGYALGGVFSALVAMFFMGEYGWRLMFWVGAVPILVVPFILKYLPESLDFLVAKNRYTEAERIANRYNISIESIKENQPSNKGQKGKSKPNTVATLFSKQNIRATLFFWATFFMGLFMIYGLTTWLPKMMREAGYPLGSSLGLLLMLNLSAAAGALLAGVAADRWGSKKVISISYFLAGISIALLSLKSSMLIVYSLVGIAGFGTIGTTLILNAYISKYFDAENRATALGWALGFGRIGAILGPILVGLFMSWKFDLVMNFYVFAFAGIIASLSVLFIPKNNYGKI; this comes from the coding sequence ATGGGCCGAAATTCACATTCAGTAGATTCCTCTTATTCGAAGAACGAAACAAATTCTCAACAAGAATTGAATAACTTAGAAAGGAAATCAATTTCTGGTATTACTTATCTTGTTGTAGCCATTTGTTGGTTTTGCATGCTTGCAGAAGGTTTTGATTTAGCTATCTACGGTGCTGTACTTCCAACGTTAATGGAATATCCAGCATGGTCATTATCTGCAGCGCAGGCGGGTTCTATTGGAAGCTATGCCCTTATTGGGATGTTAATAGGAGCAGTATGTGTGGGAACTCTTACGGATATTTTTGGACGTAAAAAGATCCTGGTTTTTTCTTTAACTCTATTTTCTATCATGATGGCTCTTTCAGCGATGGCACCTTCTCCTGAAATGTTCGGATTATATCGCTTTATTGGGGGGATTGGATGCGGTGGTATCATTCCTACAGTTTCTGCCCTAACTATTGAATATTCCCCTATTAAACGCAGGTCAATGATGTATGCAATCATGTATACGGGATATGCATTGGGAGGTGTATTTTCGGCTCTAGTTGCAATGTTTTTCATGGGTGAATATGGTTGGCGCTTAATGTTTTGGGTTGGTGCGGTACCGATTCTCGTTGTTCCTTTCATTCTCAAATATTTGCCTGAATCACTCGATTTTCTCGTAGCTAAAAATAGATACACAGAGGCAGAGCGTATTGCCAATCGCTATAATATTTCTATCGAGTCCATAAAAGAAAATCAGCCTTCGAATAAAGGACAGAAAGGGAAAAGTAAACCCAACACGGTAGCGACACTTTTCTCGAAACAGAACATTCGGGCAACTTTATTTTTCTGGGCTACCTTTTTTATGGGGTTATTTATGATTTACGGATTGACAACGTGGTTACCTAAAATGATGAGAGAAGCTGGTTACCCGCTTGGTTCAAGTCTAGGACTTCTATTGATGCTTAACCTTTCAGCAGCCGCGGGTGCTCTTTTAGCTGGTGTAGCAGCAGATCGCTGGGGCTCAAAAAAAGTGATCAGTATTTCATATTTCCTGGCGGGAATTTCAATTGCTTTATTAAGCTTAAAATCATCGATGCTAATTGTTTATAGCCTTGTAGGAATCGCAGGTTTTGGAACCATCGGAACAACGTTAATCTTAAATGCATATATTTCCAAATATTTTGATGCGGAAAATCGTGCTACAGCTTTAGGGTGGGCACTTGGATTTGGTAGGATAGGAGCTATTTTAGGTCCTATTTTGGTTGGCTTGTTTATGTCTTGGAAATTCGATCTTGTGATGAACTTCTATGTTTTTGCTTTTGCGGGGATCATAGCTTCATTATCTGTGTTATTTATACCGAAAAATAACTATGGTAAAATTTAG
- a CDS encoding ATP-binding protein, whose product MWKVSLQTKILGLVLSLSLFLILLLTTFFTYMEGRQIVEDKGRLALELSKTISFMPTIIEAIESKNPSEKIQPIVEKIRHETGAEFIVVGNADGIRYSHPLASEIGKHMIGGDNERAIQKGEYYISEARGSLGLSMRGKSPIFNQNGEIIGIVSVGFLVEDVREQIFEDVSKEIVVSVIALLLSIIGSYMLARSIRKDTLGLEPMEIANLYKEKNAVLHSVKEGILAIDRNGVITSMNQPAKKLLDIKGSVRDLKVDGYFPSTYLYEVLKSAEPQIDKEMTWKHKTVIVNCTPIFDGEHVSGVVASFRDKTEIEQMVNTLSEVKVYSEDLRAQTHEFTNKLYVLSGLIQLGEYKEAIDMIQSETSELQSLNRIVFEQIKDTKVQAILLGKLGKASEKKVTFEIDTQSYLEALPTHITLSELTLILSNIIDNAFEAVFGIEEPIVTFFATDIGEDIIFEISDNGKGIDVEDISLLFERGFTSKTGKFPRGYGLSNVDHAVKELGGIIEVQSEKENTIFTVYLPKNREVKKNG is encoded by the coding sequence ATGTGGAAAGTATCGCTTCAAACCAAAATTCTTGGATTAGTATTATCATTAAGCTTATTTCTAATCCTCCTATTAACGACTTTCTTTACTTACATGGAAGGAAGGCAAATAGTAGAAGATAAAGGCCGCTTAGCCTTAGAGCTATCGAAAACTATTTCTTTTATGCCGACCATCATCGAGGCCATTGAATCAAAGAATCCATCCGAGAAGATCCAACCTATTGTAGAAAAAATCCGTCATGAAACGGGTGCCGAATTTATCGTCGTAGGAAATGCAGATGGAATACGTTATTCCCATCCGCTAGCATCAGAAATAGGAAAACATATGATAGGTGGAGATAATGAACGAGCCATTCAAAAAGGTGAGTATTATATTTCAGAAGCAAGAGGTTCCCTTGGACTTTCTATGCGTGGAAAATCACCAATCTTTAATCAGAACGGCGAGATAATCGGAATTGTTTCAGTCGGATTTTTAGTGGAAGATGTTCGTGAACAAATCTTTGAAGATGTGTCTAAAGAAATTGTTGTATCAGTCATAGCGCTTCTTTTATCTATAATCGGCAGTTATATGCTTGCCAGAAGTATACGTAAAGATACATTAGGATTAGAGCCAATGGAAATTGCTAACCTATATAAAGAAAAAAATGCTGTACTCCATTCTGTGAAAGAGGGAATCTTAGCCATTGATCGAAATGGAGTAATTACATCTATGAACCAACCAGCTAAAAAACTGTTAGATATAAAAGGTTCTGTCCGCGATTTGAAAGTGGATGGTTATTTTCCTTCTACTTATTTGTACGAAGTGTTGAAATCAGCAGAGCCACAAATCGATAAAGAAATGACGTGGAAGCATAAAACGGTTATTGTCAATTGCACCCCCATTTTTGATGGTGAACATGTAAGTGGTGTAGTTGCTTCGTTTCGTGATAAAACAGAAATAGAGCAAATGGTTAATACATTATCAGAAGTTAAAGTATATTCAGAGGATTTAAGGGCGCAGACACATGAGTTTACTAATAAATTATATGTGCTATCTGGATTAATACAATTAGGGGAATATAAAGAGGCTATAGATATGATACAAAGTGAGACGTCCGAACTTCAATCTTTAAACCGAATTGTATTCGAACAGATAAAAGATACAAAGGTTCAGGCTATTTTATTAGGAAAGTTAGGTAAAGCATCGGAAAAGAAAGTTACTTTTGAAATCGATACGCAAAGTTATTTAGAGGCATTGCCGACTCATATAACATTATCCGAGCTTACTTTAATCCTTAGTAACATCATAGATAATGCCTTTGAGGCTGTTTTTGGCATTGAGGAACCGATTGTAACATTTTTTGCCACTGATATCGGAGAGGATATTATTTTTGAAATTAGTGACAATGGAAAGGGAATAGACGTAGAAGATATCTCGCTTCTCTTTGAAAGGGGATTCACTTCGAAAACGGGTAAGTTTCCAAGGGGTTATGGACTTTCAAACGTTGACCATGCAGTAAAAGAGCTAGGTGGTATTATCGAGGTACAAAGCGAAAAAGAAAATACCATATTTACAGTTTATCTTCCTAAGAACAGAGAGGTGAAGAAAAATGGTTAA
- a CDS encoding response regulator: MVKIRAVIAEDDFRVADIHEKFLDRFEEIEVVGKALNAEQTIEILEQKKPNLLLLDVYMPDQLGSDLLPIIRQKYKHIDIIMITAATDKEILEKALRYGVEYYLIKPVKIEHFQQIIEEYLNKYHLMQTDQEINQEFIDRIFKKGTPPSAVNKETSLPKGVDDITLSKVRIVLEKSSIGLSAEQVSRQIGASRTTARRYLEYLISVQECKAEVVYGVVGRPERRYYKI; encoded by the coding sequence ATGGTTAAAATAAGAGCGGTCATCGCAGAAGATGATTTTCGGGTAGCAGATATTCATGAGAAGTTTCTTGATAGGTTCGAAGAAATAGAAGTGGTTGGTAAAGCTTTGAATGCAGAACAGACTATTGAAATTTTGGAGCAAAAGAAACCTAATCTCCTTCTTCTTGATGTATATATGCCAGACCAACTTGGCTCTGATTTGCTTCCGATTATTCGGCAAAAATACAAGCATATCGATATTATTATGATTACAGCAGCAACCGATAAAGAAATACTGGAAAAGGCACTTCGCTATGGTGTGGAGTATTACTTGATAAAACCAGTAAAGATAGAGCATTTTCAGCAAATTATTGAAGAATATCTTAATAAATACCATCTTATGCAAACTGACCAAGAAATTAATCAGGAATTTATTGATCGTATTTTTAAAAAAGGCACGCCTCCAAGCGCGGTAAATAAGGAGACTTCTTTACCAAAGGGAGTCGATGATATTACTTTATCGAAAGTAAGAATAGTACTTGAGAAAAGCTCTATTGGATTATCAGCAGAACAAGTGAGCAGACAGATTGGTGCTTCAAGAACGACAGCAAGGCGCTATTTGGAATATTTGATTTCTGTGCAGGAATGTAAAGCGGAAGTTGTATACGGTGTAGTAGGCAGGCCTGAGCGTAGATATTATAAGATTTGA
- a CDS encoding CitMHS family transporter → MLALLGYLMILVFMILIMTGRLSAMIALIVVPIVFALIGGFGSEMGPMALEGIKSVAPTGIMILFAILFFGILIDAGVFDPIIRTILKLVKGDPVKIAIGTAVLALLISLDGDGTTTYMITISAMLPLYKRIGMKPLILAGIAVSASGVMNLLPWGGPTARVMTALNLEMSDVFTPVIPAMIGGILFVLFMAFVLGRKERKRIGVIEFDYKIAAQHAAAVEDAHLKRPKLIVFNYVLTVVLLVALIMELLPSAVLFMIGFAIAITINYPKMSDQKERVANYADNALSVISMIFAAGIFTGILAGTEMVDAMANSLIKHIPDAMGSHFAVITAIISAPFTFFMSNDAFYYGVLPLLAKAGAAYGIDPALIGRASLFGLPVHLLSPLVPSTYLLVGMVGEDFGKLQGSFLKWACGSTIVMMVVAVVLGIIPL, encoded by the coding sequence ATGCTCGCTTTATTAGGGTACTTAATGATTTTAGTATTTATGATTTTAATTATGACAGGGCGACTTTCGGCTATGATTGCTTTAATTGTCGTACCAATTGTCTTTGCTCTTATAGGTGGATTTGGCAGCGAAATGGGTCCTATGGCGCTAGAAGGGATTAAAAGCGTTGCCCCAACAGGTATTATGATTTTATTTGCTATTCTTTTCTTTGGTATTTTGATTGATGCTGGAGTTTTTGATCCAATTATAAGGACAATCCTTAAGCTTGTAAAAGGTGATCCTGTAAAAATTGCTATCGGAACAGCGGTTTTGGCTCTTCTTATTTCGTTAGATGGGGACGGAACGACGACTTACATGATTACGATTTCTGCTATGCTTCCTCTTTATAAAAGAATTGGCATGAAACCACTTATTCTAGCAGGGATTGCTGTTTCAGCCTCAGGAGTCATGAATCTCCTTCCTTGGGGAGGACCGACAGCACGAGTGATGACAGCTTTGAATCTTGAAATGTCTGATGTTTTTACACCTGTTATTCCTGCTATGATTGGCGGTATTTTATTTGTTCTCTTCATGGCTTTTGTTCTTGGTAGAAAGGAAAGAAAGAGAATTGGTGTAATAGAGTTTGACTACAAGATTGCGGCTCAACATGCTGCTGCAGTAGAGGATGCGCATCTTAAACGTCCTAAATTAATCGTTTTTAACTATGTATTAACAGTAGTTCTTTTGGTAGCGCTCATTATGGAGTTATTACCGTCAGCTGTATTGTTCATGATTGGTTTTGCGATTGCCATTACAATTAATTATCCAAAAATGAGTGATCAAAAGGAACGTGTAGCGAATTATGCAGATAATGCTTTATCAGTTATTTCGATGATTTTTGCAGCTGGAATTTTCACTGGAATTCTTGCAGGGACTGAAATGGTAGATGCCATGGCAAACTCGTTGATTAAGCATATCCCGGACGCAATGGGGTCGCATTTTGCTGTAATCACTGCGATTATTAGTGCACCATTTACTTTCTTTATGTCCAATGACGCTTTTTATTATGGTGTTCTGCCGCTGCTTGCCAAGGCGGGAGCTGCATATGGGATTGATCCTGCTTTAATTGGGAGAGCTTCTCTTTTTGGTTTACCGGTTCATCTATTAAGTCCTCTTGTTCCGTCCACCTATTTATTAGTTGGGATGGTAGGGGAGGATTTTGGTAAACTTCAAGGTTCTTTCTTAAAATGGGCGTGCGGATCAACCATTGTCATGATGGTGGTTGCAGTCGTATTAGGGATAATTCCTTTATAA
- a CDS encoding AEC family transporter has protein sequence MGIFYQILLHIIFPLFALIGVGICLHRLLKLSLSTLSTLTIYVLLPAVCFVNIYKSDISGNLIGQTLLFLLFFNLLLIMISSLLAKVNRFDRQLSSTFKNSFVLSNSGNYGLPVSELVFSSNPAGMAIQIIVSIFQNLLTFTYGFYNSVSAQSSGKDIVWKILKLPVIYALLLAVLLRWMHVDIPDYLWKPIENTSNAFSAIALITLGAQVAYLKITRISRPIVWIVIGRLVLSPCIAWLVIFGLGLSGTIAQALFIASAFPTSRNSALLALEYDNYPNVASQAVLLTTILSSITVAIVIYLAKILF, from the coding sequence GTGGGAATTTTTTATCAGATTTTATTACATATTATTTTTCCATTATTCGCGTTGATTGGGGTAGGGATATGTCTGCATCGTTTATTGAAACTCAGCTTATCTACATTATCAACGTTAACGATTTATGTTTTGCTCCCAGCTGTATGCTTTGTTAATATTTACAAAAGTGATATATCTGGAAATTTAATTGGTCAAACGCTTTTATTTTTATTGTTTTTTAATTTACTTCTTATAATGATTAGCAGTCTGCTTGCTAAAGTAAATCGATTCGATCGCCAGTTGTCATCTACTTTTAAAAATAGTTTTGTTTTAAGCAATTCAGGAAACTATGGTCTACCAGTAAGTGAACTTGTTTTTTCTTCTAATCCGGCCGGTATGGCAATCCAAATCATCGTTTCTATATTTCAAAATTTACTTACCTTTACATATGGGTTTTATAATTCAGTTTCCGCTCAAAGCAGCGGGAAGGATATTGTCTGGAAAATTCTCAAGTTACCAGTTATTTATGCCTTGTTACTTGCTGTTTTACTGCGCTGGATGCATGTTGATATTCCTGATTATTTATGGAAACCAATTGAAAATACGTCTAATGCTTTTTCGGCCATTGCTCTTATCACACTGGGGGCCCAAGTAGCTTATTTAAAAATTACCCGTATTTCTCGACCAATTGTGTGGATAGTCATTGGCCGTCTTGTTCTTTCTCCTTGTATTGCATGGTTAGTTATTTTTGGACTTGGTTTATCTGGTACAATTGCGCAGGCACTTTTTATTGCTAGTGCCTTTCCGACGTCAAGAAACAGTGCACTGCTAGCACTTGAATATGATAATTATCCAAATGTCGCTTCGCAGGCTGTCCTGCTTACAACTATCCTTAGTAGTATTACTGTAGCGATTGTTATCTATTTAGCCAAAATCCTTTTTTAG
- a CDS encoding SLC13 family permease, with amino-acid sequence MITRMDKYVPKQKRIYTWLNQVSIKLLAILSVHVFFLVLIMLIDELDYRAKVSLFAFLSAMTLWIVTKFPAGFVAIVLILFIILLKAGNPELLYNALAEEVVWLMIGSFIIGEAVKQSGLAERYSQYLLSRSKQKSYALFGITSILFGSAFFIPSTSGRAALSMPIIKQLHSKFSPKEQSVLAIMAPVIILMSTSATLIGAGSHIIGISLLENTVGESISYIQWLIWGSPFALFITLISFTIIKWMLWPKDGSKDMEDVKIQEIPVLRQPLNKSERKTVMLIAFLIIGWVTESLHGYGIALITMIGAVLFMLPNYGVVSWKQGMKSVSWNLIIFVAAATALGKVLVDTGVVHWIEQKMFHILHLLVGAPEWLIVFVILLVTVTSHLYITSHTTRAVVFIPSLIVFSETIGVNAATVVFLGLIGMNYCVTFPVSSKALLLFYEEGDISYDTRYLVKVSAVLMPLYILITMMFYFSYWQWAGMDL; translated from the coding sequence ATGATTACGAGAATGGACAAATACGTACCAAAACAAAAGCGAATCTATACGTGGCTCAATCAAGTATCTATCAAGCTTTTAGCTATACTAAGTGTGCATGTTTTTTTCTTAGTGCTTATTATGCTGATTGATGAGCTGGATTACCGTGCCAAAGTATCCTTATTTGCTTTCTTATCAGCAATGACCTTGTGGATTGTGACGAAGTTTCCTGCTGGTTTTGTAGCCATTGTGCTTATTTTATTCATTATCCTATTAAAGGCAGGAAATCCGGAATTATTATATAATGCGCTCGCGGAGGAAGTAGTGTGGTTAATGATTGGCTCGTTTATTATTGGGGAGGCAGTGAAACAGTCGGGATTAGCTGAACGATATAGCCAGTACTTACTGAGCCGTTCCAAACAAAAAAGTTATGCACTGTTTGGTATCACCTCGATTTTGTTCGGATCCGCTTTTTTTATTCCGTCTACTTCAGGAAGAGCAGCTTTATCGATGCCTATTATCAAACAGCTTCATTCGAAATTTTCTCCGAAAGAACAAAGTGTGTTGGCGATTATGGCACCCGTTATTATATTAATGAGTACATCGGCTACTTTAATTGGTGCAGGATCTCATATTATTGGAATTAGTTTGCTTGAAAATACGGTCGGTGAATCGATTTCATATATACAATGGTTGATATGGGGTAGTCCATTCGCTCTATTTATTACACTTATTTCATTTACTATAATAAAATGGATGTTGTGGCCGAAAGATGGGTCAAAGGATATGGAAGACGTAAAGATACAGGAAATTCCTGTATTGAGACAGCCTTTGAATAAAAGTGAAAGAAAGACTGTGATGTTAATCGCGTTTTTAATTATAGGCTGGGTGACAGAAAGTCTTCATGGGTATGGTATCGCATTGATTACCATGATTGGTGCCGTTCTATTTATGTTGCCGAATTATGGTGTCGTTAGTTGGAAACAAGGGATGAAATCAGTCTCTTGGAACTTGATTATATTTGTCGCTGCCGCAACTGCACTTGGAAAAGTATTAGTAGATACAGGGGTCGTTCATTGGATTGAACAAAAGATGTTTCATATATTACATTTGTTGGTGGGGGCACCAGAATGGTTAATTGTGTTTGTTATTTTACTTGTAACCGTCACAAGTCATTTGTACATTACTTCTCATACAACGCGTGCTGTCGTTTTTATTCCGAGTTTAATAGTTTTTAGTGAAACAATCGGAGTGAATGCTGCGACAGTTGTTTTTTTAGGCTTAATAGGTATGAATTATTGTGTAACGTTTCCTGTTAGTTCGAAAGCGTTATTACTGTTTTATGAAGAAGGGGACATTTCGTATGATACGAGATATTTAGTTAAAGTGAGTGCGGTTCTAATGCCCCTTTATATTTTAATTACAATGATGTTTTACTTTTCTTATTGGCAGTGGGCGGGGATGGATTTATAA
- a CDS encoding response regulator transcription factor, with amino-acid sequence MNHHILIIEDDEKIARVIQLELEYEGYEVSVAHTGREGLSIVEQKEIDLVILDVMIPELNGMEVLRRIRHMSNEIVVIMLTARSSVYDKVNGLDLGANDYMTKPFEIEELLARIRVNLRFKHKSELSQSELNILHCHSITIHTNTREVYKGERNIELTPREYDLLLYLVANKNRALEREQILNQVWGFDYYGDTNVVDVYIRYLRKKLTDSKEEQLIHTVRGVGYMIKD; translated from the coding sequence ATGAACCATCATATATTAATCATTGAAGATGATGAAAAAATTGCACGAGTGATTCAGTTAGAATTAGAGTACGAAGGATATGAAGTAAGTGTGGCCCATACAGGGCGAGAAGGGCTGTCTATTGTCGAGCAGAAAGAGATTGACTTAGTCATTTTAGATGTGATGATTCCTGAGTTAAATGGCATGGAAGTATTAAGACGAATTCGTCATATGAGCAATGAAATCGTTGTGATTATGTTGACGGCACGCAGTTCTGTCTACGATAAGGTGAACGGACTTGACTTGGGCGCGAATGATTATATGACAAAACCATTTGAAATTGAAGAATTGCTTGCTAGAATTCGGGTTAATCTACGTTTTAAGCATAAAAGTGAACTTTCCCAATCAGAGTTGAATATCCTTCATTGTCATTCTATTACTATTCATACAAATACGAGAGAAGTATATAAAGGTGAAAGAAATATAGAATTAACGCCACGGGAATATGATCTTCTGCTTTATTTAGTGGCAAACAAAAATAGAGCGCTTGAAAGAGAACAAATTTTAAATCAAGTATGGGGATTTGACTACTATGGAGATACAAATGTAGTGGATGTATATATTCGTTATTTAAGAAAAAAATTAACGGACTCGAAGGAAGAACAGTTGATTCATACTGTTCGGGGTGTCGGTTATATGATTAAGGATTAG
- a CDS encoding sensor histidine kinase: protein MKLRTRIQLSTTVVLIVLLIIANTSIYLIFQNRAITSEHNRLVNTSHNIIEELNTNKDASMQQVLEAYLISDGIIRTVDRKGHPIRQVTTDDDYLDIKSMYNDDQIEDVFSYEESMFVGVSIPTIDENGEVINLQIVENVDFLFDTIHELKWVLVFATIIVIIILFVTSGFLGRVISLPIQRLTQTMKTIEEEGSFEQITITNRTKDELTEMAMTFNRMISKLEESYTKQEQFVSDASHELKTPLTVIDSYVKLLKRWGKERPDVLEEAIESIGSEANRMKYLTEQLLQLAKSEEVIENEKEVMNIVPIVETTIQRLQQAFAHDIYIRNEQSSIQMKIHEQSFIQLLVILLDNAKKYSDNHITVELKDRKDSVNISVTDKGVGIPLEAQAHVFDRLYRVDKARSRKTGGSGLGLSIAIRIVEQHGGHITLESVEGKGSTFTIILPK, encoded by the coding sequence ATGAAATTACGAACTCGTATACAGTTATCAACAACTGTTGTATTAATTGTTTTACTTATTATAGCGAATACGTCGATTTATTTGATTTTTCAAAATAGGGCAATTACGTCGGAGCACAATCGTTTAGTAAATACCTCCCATAATATTATAGAAGAGTTAAATACAAATAAAGATGCCTCTATGCAACAAGTATTAGAGGCGTATTTAATAAGCGATGGTATTATCCGTACCGTCGATAGAAAGGGTCATCCGATTAGACAAGTGACAACGGATGATGATTATTTGGATATAAAGAGTATGTATAATGATGATCAAATTGAAGATGTTTTTTCCTATGAAGAATCTATGTTTGTAGGTGTCTCCATTCCTACAATCGATGAAAATGGAGAAGTTATTAATTTACAAATAGTCGAAAATGTTGATTTTCTGTTTGATACGATTCATGAGTTGAAATGGGTATTAGTATTCGCAACAATTATTGTCATTATTATATTATTTGTAACAAGTGGGTTTTTAGGTCGGGTGATTTCGTTACCGATTCAACGTCTTACGCAAACGATGAAAACCATTGAAGAAGAAGGATCGTTTGAACAAATTACAATCACTAACCGTACAAAAGATGAATTAACGGAAATGGCTATGACATTCAATCGAATGATTAGTAAGTTAGAAGAAAGCTATACAAAGCAAGAACAATTTGTATCAGATGCTTCACACGAACTTAAGACTCCTTTAACGGTTATTGATAGCTATGTGAAATTATTGAAACGCTGGGGGAAAGAGCGTCCTGATGTATTGGAAGAAGCGATTGAGTCGATTGGATCGGAAGCGAATCGAATGAAGTATTTAACTGAGCAATTATTACAATTAGCGAAATCCGAAGAAGTTATTGAAAATGAAAAAGAAGTAATGAACATCGTACCAATCGTCGAAACAACGATTCAACGATTGCAGCAAGCTTTTGCGCATGACATTTATATAAGGAATGAACAATCGAGCATTCAAATGAAAATACATGAACAAAGCTTTATTCAATTACTAGTTATTTTATTAGATAATGCGAAGAAATATAGCGATAATCATATTACTGTGGAATTGAAAGACAGGAAAGACAGTGTAAACATTAGTGTGACGGATAAGGGCGTGGGAATTCCGTTAGAAGCTCAAGCGCATGTTTTCGATCGATTATACCGTGTAGATAAAGCGAGAAGTCGTAAAACGGGAGGGTCTGGTTTAGGGTTATCGATTGCGATACGTATTGTTGAACAGCATGGTGGGCATATCACCTTAGAAAGTGTCGAAGGAAAAGGGTCGACCTTTACGATTATCTTGCCCAAATAG